A DNA window from Vigna angularis cultivar LongXiaoDou No.4 chromosome 1, ASM1680809v1, whole genome shotgun sequence contains the following coding sequences:
- the LOC108346203 gene encoding uncharacterized protein LOC108346203, translating into MGSLPLTGSKPFFTNLHWSSSRTRTPTRTISLKQRIKVFASRSPNEEEKQSPKLDSYDLMELKFGRLMGEDPKLTLAKIMGRKANPDASYLDIEKAFYKNGGKVVEVEEVPFEGSKGGKSSRKLDDLGLVRPVPVKGFQFKSDDNKPALEIKKPVRTENVEGSDRKSSVPNVILRKPTVFKDDDDAETLTSRLRMRPNLSLNMRDEQVKEKFSDMTLLRKPEAPVAKSTDTVEEPSSNVDQGNDDGELNMLNEEPGFTLLERPHKPSVKKEEEEFGEWNAMVPNDELEQHEQLELHWAPNDLNESLDVKSVDSRLELHVDAALQAKPKRLDQYVEQTSKFVEEGTFLDLGGQTSNDNLGNSVDMSDFQESEDADWTKAEGLIKTGDRGDVELVSCNTKGFIVSFGSLVGFLPYRNLSSKWKFLAFETWLKQKGLDPSIYKQNSGTITSFDTDIKIFSPDSPPSLEIDGKVEDKISPDMKLEDLLRIYDQEKNRFLSSFIGQKLKANVLVADRKIRKLIFSLRRKESEELVEKKRNLMARLQVGDIVKCRIQKIAYFGIFVEVEGVSALIHQSELSWDATVNPASYFRIGQVLEAKVHQLNFSLERILLSLKEVTPDPLINSLEAIIGDHDPLDGRLEAAQTDVEWPEVESLVEELQKIEGVQSVSKGRFFRSPGLAPTFQVYMASIFEDQYKLLARSGNKVQEVIVQTSLDKERMKSAVLTCANRVE; encoded by the exons ATGGGTTCTCTTCCTCTCACCGGTAGTAAACCCTTCTTCACCAATCTTCATTGGTCTTCGTCACGCACAAGAACACCAACAAGAACCATTTCTCTGAAGCAGAGAATCAAGGTTTTCGCTTCACGGTCTccaaatgaagaagaaaaacaatccCCTAAACTTGACAGTTACGACCTCATGGAACTCAAGTTTGGTCGGTTAATGGGAGAAGACCCCAAGCTCACCCTTGCCAAG ATAATGGGAAGAAAGGCGAATCCGGATGCTTCTTATCTTGATATTGAGAAAGCCTTTTATAAGAATGGTGGTAAAGTTGTGGAAGTAGAGGAAGTTCCATTTGAGGGCTCTAAGGGAGGGAAGTCATCAAGGAAACTGGATGACCTTGGTTTGGTGCGTCCTGTTCCTGTTAAGGGATTCCAGTTCAAATCGGATGATAACAAACCGGCATTGGAGATAAAGAAACCTGTCCGGACTGAAAATGTGGAGGGGAGTGATAGGAAGAGTAGTGTTCCCAATGTTATTCTGAGGAAGCCGACCGTGTTTAAAGATGATGACGATGCGGAAACGTTGACGTCAAGGTTGAGAATGAGGCCCAATCTGTCATTGAACATGCGGGATGAGCAAGTGAAGGAGAAGTTTAGCGACATGACGCTATTGAGGAAGCCTGAAGCACCGGTTGCCAAGAGTACTGATACGGTTGAAGAGCCTTCGTCTAATGTGGACCAAGGGAACGATGATGGTGAGTTAAATATGTTGAATGAAGAGCCGGGTTTTACATTGTTGGAGCGGCCTCACAAACCAAGCGTGaaaaaagaagaggaggagTTTGGAGAATGGAATGCCATGGTACCAAATGAT GAATTGGAGCAGCATGAGCAGCTGGAGTTACATTGGGCGCCAAATGATTTAAATGAATCATTAGATGTAAAGTCAGTTGATTCTAGATTGGAGTTGCATGTGGATGCTGCACTGCAGGCAAAGCCAAAAAG ATTAGATCAATATGTTGAACAAACCTCGAAATTTGTTGAAGAGGGCACTTTCCTTGATCTTGGAGGTCAAACAAGCAATGATAATTTAGGGAATTCTGTTGATATGTCAGATTTCCAG GAAAGTGAGGATGCTGATTGGACCAAGGCAGAAGGTTTGATTAAGACCGGAGACAGAGGAGATGTGGAACTAGTAAGCTGCAACACCAAAGGTTTCATT GTTTCTTTTGGTTCCTTGGTAGGATTTCTGCCATACCGTAATCTTAGTTCGAAATGGAAGTTCTTAGCTTTTGAGACTTGGTTAAAACAGAAGGGCTTGGATCCATCAATATACAAGCAAAACTCAGGCACTATTACAAGTTTTGATACTGATATTAAGATTTTTTCTCCGGATTCTCCTCCATCTCTGGAGATTGATGGTAAAGTTGAAGATAAAATTTCACCAGATATGAAATTGGAAGATCTGCTAAGGATTTATGACCAGGAGAAAAATAGGTTCTTATCATCGTTTATTGGACAG AAACTTAAGGCAAATGTGTTAGTGGCAGACAGAAAAATAAGAAAGCTCATATTCTCTCTAAGGCGGAAAGAGAGTGAAGAATTAgttgagaagaagagaaatctCATG GCTAGACTTCAAGTTGGGGATATAGTGAAATGCCGCATCCAGAAAATAGCTTACTTTGGAATTTTTGTTGAG GTTGAAGGAGTTTCTGCACTAATTCATCAGTCTGAATTATCCTGGGATGCCACTGTGAACCCTGCATCGTATTTTAGGATTGGTCAG GTTCTGGAGGCAAAAGTTCACCAATTAAACTTTTCTCTTGAGCGCATACTTTTATCATTAAAGGAGGTCACG CCTGATCCATTAATCAATTCCTTAGAGGCTATAATTGGGGATCATGACCCCTTAGATGGGAGATTGGAAGCAGCTCAAACAGATGTAGAG TGGCCTGAAGTGGAATCCCTTGTTGAAGAATTGCAAAAGA
- the LOC108346419 gene encoding LIM domain-containing protein WLIM2a has product MAFSGTQQKCKACDKIVHFVESLSADGISYHKNCFRCSHCNGLLAISNYCSGDGILYCKVHYEQLFKETGSYPKKVQSSPKPPTELNRTPSKISAFFSGTQEKCSKCKKTVYPLEKLTVEGEFYHKSCFRCAHGGCFLTPSTYAALDGYLYCKPHFSQLFKEKGSYSYLSKQASLKRTEMLQEQEAASAENKKTDGNRSESEAETETKPETETAEVEAETEAETEKNEADEEPNSDKE; this is encoded by the exons atggctTTCAGCGGTACCCAACAGAAGTGCAAGGCTTGCGATAAAATTGTTCACTTCGTCGAAAGCTTATCTGCCGATGGGATCTCCTATCACAAAAACTGCTTTAGATGCAGCCATTGCAATGGCCTTCTCGCG ATAAGCAACTACTGCTCTGGCGATGGAATTTTATACTGCAAGGTGCATTATGAGCAGCTTTTCAAGGAAACTGGCTCCTACCCCAAGAAAGTCCAGTCCT CTCCAAAGCCACCAACCGAGCTG AATAGGACACCAAGCAAAATTTCTGCCTTCTTCTCTGGGACTCAAGAAAAATGCTCAAAATGCAAGAAAACAGTCTATCCGTTGGAAAAG TTGACAGTGGAAGGTGAGTTTTACCACAAATCATGCTTCAGGTGCGCCCACGGAGGGTGTTTCCTGACTCCTTCAACCTATGCCGCTCTTGATGGCTACCTATACTGCAAGCCACACTTCTCTCAGTTGTTCAAGGAGAAGGGCAGCTACAGTTATCTGTCCAAGCAAGCTTCATTGAAGAGAACTGAAATGCTACAAGAGCAAGAGGCTGCGTCTGCGGAGAATAAGAAGACTGATGGTAATCGCTCAGAGTCGGAAGCAGAAACAGAGACAAAACCAGAGACAGAAACAGCAGAGGTAGAAGCAGAGACAGAGGCAGAGACAGAGAAAAACGAAGCTGATGAGGAACCAAACTCTGACAAAGAGTAG